DNA sequence from the Armigeres subalbatus isolate Guangzhou_Male chromosome 1, GZ_Asu_2, whole genome shotgun sequence genome:
ACACAACCAACTCAACCTTTGGTAGTGTCCGCTGCAGTGATGGCCTCCAAAGCAGCACCTAGTTTACCGACAAGTGTGCAATCGAACGTCAATGCAAAATTCGGTAACCCTATCAGTGTGGTAAAACGAACGACTGCTCCAACGGTGCGTGTTGTTGCTCCCCCGCGTCCCAAACTAGTTCTGCCGTCACATGCGCCCAAGCTATCTGTTCTACCAACGCGAACAAACGATCAGCCCTCCGCCCCTACAGTCCCCAAAATTCTTCACGTCATGTCCCTGAATTTGGCGCATCAACCTGAACCAACGTCTGTCCCGGAAGTGATTGTTACAGTTTCTCAACCTCTGTCTGTTTCTCAACCTACTGAATCGATTGAGATAGAAGCGACGATCAAACAAGAGCCTGATCCAGATCCAGAAGATGATGCAGAAACTATAACAGATGAGATAAATACCACAGATCAAACACCAATTCCTGCTCCAAGTATGAGCGCTGACCCTATAGCTGAGCATCTCCCGAAACCTCCGCCCCTTACGCCACGACCAATGATGTTGGTATCATCGGCATCTGTGGTTAGCAACAACACTTTGGATATCACCTCACTGGATCAAACCTGCATCGACGGCTTGGAGTCGGCACCAAATAAACCGGCAACAGAGGGATTGCAACAACAGCGGACCGTTGTAGACGAAGATGTAAGTGTTCTAAGCTTGTGTGGTTGGAAATGTAAgccaatattattttaaatttcttccaaCAACAGGATGGTTTGCACGATCTTCAGGACGACGACGAAATTCCGCCGATCGTGCCCATCGATGCCGACATAGTGTCGCGAATAATCGGCAACGAATACACGACCAGAGTGCTTCCCAACGGCAAAACCCAGGTGATACGCAAGGCCATACTTTCACGGAGCTCGGGCTCGGCATCGCAACCTACGATGCAGCAGCAGAAGGTCTTATCGGCCGCTCAACTGCTGGCGGGGCGCACCGAATTGAATGTGAAATCGGTGCGAAAGATTGGCAGCTCGAATGCTGCAACCGCGTCGAAGCGAAACAGCGATGCGGGCGAGGTATGTTATTCAGAGGCGAATACCAGTTATCCGTTGATTTAATTAAGTGGTAAAAGATAGAGACCAATATTTGCCgtatttctttttaaaattattttcatatgATTCGGAGAAAACAAGCACAGCTTTTTCAAACAGTTATTATTATGTAATTAATAGTGATGGAATCTTTCTTGCAGCTGGAAGATCCTCTCAGCAAGAAGACGAAGATAAGCGATCCCTTGGAAGTACTTGAACCAGTAATTGTGAATGTCGAAAAATCTACCGAACCAGACAATACGGAACAAGAGCAGGACGAATTGGCTGCAGAAGACCCCATCGCCGTGTCGACAGAGCCACATCAGAATCTGTCCGACGAAGAACCGGAACAAACAGATTATGCCTCAAGTGATGAACCGATTGTGAGATCGAGTAGTACATCAGAAAAAGATGAAAGTAGCAACCAGGATATGTCGGCCCCGGAACAAGAACGATCAGCCATCGTGCAGGAACCTGCTGTTGTACCAGATGTTACTCCAGATCCTCAAGAAAGTCAATCTGATAAGAAGATGTCCTCCTCCAAGTCGGTCCAGCTGGTCAAGCTTCAGCGTACCCAACAAATGCTAAGCCACGAGGGTCACCTGTACAAGCTGAAATGGCACAACCGACGACGCAATTATTGGGATTGTATGCTCCGTGAACAGGTCAACTGCATGGCCATTTTGGAAACGGTAGGCGAGGATAGCCGTCACTGGAGGAAATACGGTGCGCACAACCACAAAATACCCAAACCAATAATCAACGATGAGAATCGTAGCAGTTACCGGATGCTGACGAACGAAACCAATCTGGCGAATGTGAAACAGCTGCCCATTCAGACGACGAACATATGCGACGTCCAGGAAAACGTGGGCCGGATGATGAGTTTGGCCAAACGAAAATTGTTCGGTTATAAAATTAAAAGGATTGGCAAGGGTGTGATTCTGTACTATGCAAACTACGAGTACAGGTACAACAATATGGTTGGTCCAGGTTTCAGGTGAGTGTAATTAGTTGAATGTAGCGTCCTATATGATGTAAGGAAAACGTCGACTATGGCGGATcgtgttctattattggcaggaagGACTTGCTTATAATTTTTTTACAcagtcagacagacagacagaatggaggacggatatcgccatcatagcggatCCCTACCGGGTACCGCCAGGAACGGTagttgggtcaccgatgggtctaaaatggctgcgatatggacaacggggaaatacccagtccaagagttggtgtctcgagggcttcgtcattgccaaagtcaacgggatcttcttctgcagctgctatgcgcctcctcgatggtcgatcgagcagtttggtcgtatgctggattgtttgacggctaacttgatggggcgtaggccggtgatGATAGCGggcgacttcaacgcttgggccgtggaatggggtagcagttccacgaatcaacgggggcagatcctgctggaatcgctggccatgttggatgtggacttggttAATGTCGGTACCagaagtacctacagctggaacggggccgagtcgattatcgacgttacgttctgaagccctggccaaacgagtagtttgaactggagggtagatgatggctacactcacagcgaccacctggcggttcgctacagtatcgactatacgaccagcattcagcggacggaagaagcggtgaggcctagccctcgtatgtggaagacatcatacttcgacgacaaGGTGTTTAaggaacctgcgccgcgcctgcctaagGGCACGGAGGCGAATgtagcgagcacgcacagaagaggagcgtgttgaacgacgagTGGCGTGCGTGgttgctagagccgctctgaagactgagattagatcaagcaaaaaaaaaaaacctgcttcgagggcctgtgtcaaagtgccaacgcgaatccctggggtgacgcctatagggtcgtaatggccaagacacgtggggtaagtgtaggtaaggcgccagaaccggatggtattccgaacctggccatcaaagcagcgaacggcggggaaggtgctcgagaagatcatccgaaacaggttgttgatacgcacggagggtgcggatggtctatcgagtaaccagtttggcttccgaaagggtaagtcgaccgtagacgctatcttgccgattaccaaatccgcggagatagctatccagcgtaagaggaggggagttcgctattgtgcagtagtaactctcgacgtgaggaatgcattcaattgttccagttgggcagctattgcagatgcgctcctgcgtcttggaattcccgagtacctgtacaagattctcggaagctacttccagaatcgagtactggtatacgacacggaggcgggtcggaggtgcgttgacataacctcaggggttccgcaaggttccatactgggtcctttgttatggaacgtcatgtacgacggtgtcttgaggttgaagctcccggtgggcgtggtagtcgtcggcttcgctgacgatattatgctggaggtctacggcgaatcgatcgaagagatATAGTtaactgcagcccactcgatcgcaattgtggaggagtgaatgagttccaggaagttaaaACTGGCTCACCGCAAGAGTGAGGTGGTTgttagcggagtgaaggctctccctaccaatcatgggacggaaaaattcctctctaccgacctgagcgttagcgtctccgataacaattttcacgtcatgcttagGGCACTCTCTATAGGCttcatcaagacattcataaaacgtgtccttcacgtcgtcggatttatcgtttgtcggtgcgtaaacgttgattaggctgtaattgaagaatttgttccgtatcctcaacacacagattcgttcgctaatgggtttccaccgcatcactcgcttcatctgcttgcccatcactacgaaaccaactccatgctctgcttttccgccgccgctgtgatagatgttatacttgaatgcagtgttggtcgtggggtccacggctcggaattcacgttctccggatctaggccatcggacttcttgaatagcggccacgttcactccaaccttctgcagttcgcgagccagaagactcactcgtccaggttcatttagggtcctgacattccaggtaccgagtttccaatcatagtccttatttcgttgccgggtcggttgccaaaaataacgttctctttttcttctatctccatttttcgtggtatttgagaggcttcagtaagctaccttaccggggtcgcgttacctacatcgcgctggtggggctgccatcttaggtatagctgacgcgatacagcatttcgttgatcagtcgctgagtaccaggcagacgctgtttgagccgcacctcctggtgaacagacgctcgaggcgtaccttcaaactctagctgatgtcagaaggacaacagtgcctgGGATgtactaccagctaagtacacaacccttagctggcaaTCTTTTGTCAtccgacgacccgtggaagggTGAGAAAGGAACTTGTGGAGACCAGAGCtgtgttgggcgctccttccttgatgtcgatccaccattttgcagcccgatGGTGCTCTACACTGCCCATAAATTCATTACAGTCTCATATTTGCTCAGTCTATCTACATGGGACTGGATTGCATTTATAGGGCAGTACAGCTACCCGATAGATGGGCGGGAAAGGGTCATTTACCAAATTGCATTCGAATAATGAGATCTACCTATATCTTTTAATTGCAGATGGAAATGTGCGTCATGTTCATGTACaatcgaaaccgatgagaagtTCACCATTGCCCAGGAGGTGGGTATGGTTCATAATCATGATCCCCACGTGCCGGATGTCATCGAACTCGAAGATGACGCACCTTCTGAACTCTCAAATGCTAAAGCTCCGCTGGTTCAACCTAAAAAAACAGTGAAAGCCGTACCAACAACCAATGATGAATCAATTGATGTGGATCCCCTGAGAGATGCGATACAAGAAGATGTTACTGATTCGGACAAAGAACCTGAGCCTACTCCACAGGAAACAGAAGCCCAGGACGAATTGACTGAACAAACGCATGAGACACCGATCAATGAAAAAGCCCCTGTGACGAAATCTGCTGTACAACAGACACAAGTCCAATCCAGTGAAACGTCTCTCTTTGACGAAGATGAGGACCCTATTGATGCCATGCTCCGGGAAATTACGGGAGACCAAGATGAACCCACTCAATGTCTCACGAATCCTCCTTCAGCAGGCAATGAATCTGACGAAGAGGAGCTAACACTTGATCCATCAACCGGTGACATGGTCAAGATAGGGGAATTAAAACGGAAAGAATATCGCAAGACTATACTTGAGGACATCGTTGCCGATGAGGATGACGACGAGATGGAATACCTTGACCCACTGACCGGCGAAATGCGACGAAAAGGCGATCAGCCTCCTCTAGCTACTGAACCACTTCCTGACAATGCCGATGATCAAAACTCGTCGGATTTGGGAACAGTTGTGGGCCCAAAGCCTTCCAACGTAGATTTTGAGGATCTGCTCAAGAAGGGATCTCCGAAAGCACCACTTGATACCAGAAAACTAAAGGGACCAAAGAAAAATTCTTTGGCAGCACTTAAAATGGTTGTTGAAATGCACAAACAACTAAAGAAACCCGATCCCGAACGCAACTTTGAAGTACTCCCGGCTCCAGGCGATGAAAACAACTGCCTAATTCGGTTCAATGAGTATACGTATGAATTGGACACGGTTACCGATGTTGTCTCAGTGTGGAAGTGCCATCTCTCACCTCAGTACACGTGCCGAGGCAAAATACATCTAAAAAATGACTGCCAACAAGTGCTGACTACCGGGGTCAATCATTGTCATCCGTCCACGCAGGTTGATATGTTCACTGAACTGCCTCGGCAGCTTGATGGTCAAATCACAGACAGCGATATTGGTGCTGAACGGAAGTACACCTTCTTCAAGCGACCCGATGACGTGTATCAGTTGCGATTGGACGATGGCTACATGTACAATTGCTTGACCATCGCTAAGACCGGTGTCAGTTGTTGGCGATGTGCCGATAGGCAGACCCACAATTGCAAAGCCATGTTCACTATGGAGGGAGAATTCAAGTCGCTCGTTAGGAACAGATTTAGCCATCCGCATGATCCGGTGGACTTGGGGCAAGAAGAGGGAACTGAATCAGAGGAAAATGGTAAGGATTCAATCGATCAGAATGTTACGATTCCAACCAAAAGGTCTGCTAAGGATGAGCACGAAGATGATGTAAAAAAGCCAAAAAGGCAAACGCTGTAAGCATTTTGGTTGAGTTGAGAATTCAGTAACTGTAGTTATTAGTAGtatgtaattttatttttatcaatacGTCAAACTTGATATATGATTACAATGTATAtattatgtgtgtgtgtacgaCAACTTTTTGATTCGAAAGttccaaaattattaaaatccCTGACATGTTGAGATGACATTATGATGTGATAAGGCAATCTCTGATAAAATAGAAATtgaacagagaaaaaaaaatattccccaGTTTCAGGGTTTGCTGAAATCGCTCTCATTAAATaatgaacaacgataaaagagaggctaAATTCCCGGAAGTTGAAACCgtacaagccatgaaaacaagtttatcAATTGTATACAACACAAGTTCGAAAAAAGGGGCCAGCCCAATCAGGTTGTACGTAATGGATGGTTTGTGTGTGGGGGTGTGTGGGGCCCCTTAGTTAGTGTGTTTCCGCTTTTTATTATAATTGATAATTCACTCGTGAACCGTGTGTATCAGCTtagcagcctgggcactgttgtccttctgacatcagctagagtgagaaggtgcctggtacccagcggctgattaacgaaatgctgtatcgcgtcagctatacctaccaacgcgatgtaggtaaagcgaccccggtaaggtagcttactgaagcctctctctcaaataccacgaaaaatggagatagaagaaaaagagaacaaccgacccggcaacgaaataaggactacgattggaaattcggtacctggaatgtcaggaccctaaatgaacatGGACGAGTGAgtcttctggctcgcgaactgcagaaggttggagtgaacgtggctgctatacaagaagtccgatggccccgatccggagaacgtgaattccgagccgtggatcccacgaccaacactgcgttcaagtataacatctatcatagcggcggcggaaaaacagagcatggagttggtttcgtagtgatgggcaagcagatgaaaggagtgatgcggtggaaacccattaacgaacgaatctgtgtgttgaggatacggggcaatttttttaattacgcacagacaaacgataaatccgatgacgtgaaggacacgttttatgaatgtcttgataaagcctatgaagagtgcccaaagcatgacgtgaaaattgttatcggagatgctaacgctcaggtcggtcggctcagagaggactttttccgtcccaaaattggtagggagagccttcactctgctaccaatgacaacgaccTACGGCTAGTAAAATTCGcagctgccagagggatggccatcagtagcacctactttgcacgaaagaatatccgaaagcacacctggaaaCACCCAAATaatgaaacttgcaaccagatagaccatgctctggtggatgggcgccatatctcggatattatcgatgtgcggacattcagaggtccgaacattgactctgatcactacctcgttgtcagtaaaattcgatcacggttatcaactgtatcgaacaaaagatcacagcgaacgatgtgttacaatatctagcgattgtcggcggaaggagttgtctgtagaggactaccggtctt
Encoded proteins:
- the LOC134223226 gene encoding uncharacterized protein LOC134223226 — encoded protein: MATNGGVPVYDAPRSIGIRYGPDTRLNCCVEGCVSMYGDIGISFHRFPTINTARDVLRRELWVEAAGLPNDANVIDNALICGRHFEKGKPSLPNEIRAPNWTPSLQLNTLVAPRSIENAIGGGGMTEPSSSNVLVPIASLPHNKNQVSILPIMGPQTVPKDMNLPEYCRLCLTENVQLVFPKDSRVYDQLATKISDHLRITITVAELTRCMICKKCYEMLEQFHQFRIRCVRQEMYLNMRRCLEPDRKHPLRYKDNWYWYSCLGNNMNSVIWGCSVVCCPAFIVSHPSGRICSKYANHQHKQKMDDVKAIYCNGEYIYDGYRYSFEVINLNRTLSFSCRSLKDPHNECTAVLTSNDRSEVLSVGVHNHEREIIIESAVKDAVDGAKRSITLIRGFNNELVVCQGYWYRKVSEQSSVSHWNCIRNDCTSTITMVNGTVQYFGTHCHLPVFLKWGAEEDRTIEPKTTTLMKIVNPTAPKPTAIAETATVRQIPPVAFRESTTIVHSAQPTISVIPSSQASQTRFNVQPIATIIKTEQREMSPIHLTYNRETLIPSTMVRTQPTQPLVVSAAVMASKAAPSLPTSVQSNVNAKFGNPISVVKRTTAPTVRVVAPPRPKLVLPSHAPKLSVLPTRTNDQPSAPTVPKILHVMSLNLAHQPEPTSVPEVIVTVSQPLSVSQPTESIEIEATIKQEPDPDPEDDAETITDEINTTDQTPIPAPSMSADPIAEHLPKPPPLTPRPMMLVSSASVVSNNTLDITSLDQTCIDGLESAPNKPATEGLQQQRTVVDEDDGLHDLQDDDEIPPIVPIDADIVSRIIGNEYTTRVLPNGKTQVIRKAILSRSSGSASQPTMQQQKVLSAAQLLAGRTELNVKSVRKIGSSNAATASKRNSDAGELEDPLSKKTKISDPLEVLEPVIVNVEKSTEPDNTEQEQDELAAEDPIAVSTEPHQNLSDEEPEQTDYASSDEPIVRSSSTSEKDESSNQDMSAPEQERSAIVQEPAVVPDVTPDPQESQSDKKMSSSKSVQLVKLQRTQQMLSHEGHLYKLKWHNRRRNYWDCMLREQVNCMAILETVGEDSRHWRKYGAHNHKIPKPIINDENRSSYRMLTNETNLANVKQLPIQTTNICDVQENVGRMMSLAKRKLFGYKIKRIGKGVILYYANYEYRYNNMVGPGFRWKCASCSCTIETDEKFTIAQEVGMVHNHDPHVPDVIELEDDAPSELSNAKAPLVQPKKTVKAVPTTNDESIDVDPLRDAIQEDVTDSDKEPEPTPQETEAQDELTEQTHETPINEKAPVTKSAVQQTQVQSSETSLFDEDEDPIDAMLREITGDQDEPTQCLTNPPSAGNESDEEELTLDPSTGDMVKIGELKRKEYRKTILEDIVADEDDDEMEYLDPLTGEMRRKGDQPPLATEPLPDNADDQNSSDLGTVVGPKPSNVDFEDLLKKGSPKAPLDTRKLKGPKKNSLAALKMVVEMHKQLKKPDPERNFEVLPAPGDENNCLIRFNEYTYELDTVTDVVSVWKCHLSPQYTCRGKIHLKNDCQQVLTTGVNHCHPSTQVDMFTELPRQLDGQITDSDIGAERKYTFFKRPDDVYQLRLDDGYMYNCLTIAKTGVSCWRCADRQTHNCKAMFTMEGEFKSLVRNRFSHPHDPVDLGQEEGTESEENGKDSIDQNVTIPTKRSAKDEHEDDVKKPKRQTL